Genomic segment of Streptomyces zhihengii:
AGGACCCGTCCAAGGCTCAGGAGTACTCCGCATGACGGCCACCCGTGTCCTCGTCCTCAACTCCGGTTCGTCGTCGCTGAAGTACCAGCTCCTGGACATGCGCGACGCCGCGCGGCTGGCGACCGGGCTGGTCGAGCGGATCGGCGAGGCGACGTCGCGTCTCGTGCACACCCCGCTCGCCGGCGGGGCCGCGCCGCGCGAGCGGACCGGGCCGATCGCCGACCACGACGCCGCGCTCAAGGCGGTGGCCGGCGAACTGGCCGAGGACGGCCTCGGCCTGGACTCCCCCGAACTGGCCGCGATCGGGCACCGGGTGGTGCACGGCGGGCTGCGCTTCACCGAGCCGACGGTGATCACCGACGAGGTGCTCGCCGAGATCGAGCGGCTGGTCCCCGTCGCGCCGCTGCACAATCCGGCGAACCTCACGGGCATCCGGACGGCGCAGGCGCTGCGGCCCGAGCTTCCCCAGGTCGCCGTCTTCGACACCGCCTTCCACACCACGATGCCGGAGGCGGCGGCCCGCTACGCCATCGACGTGGAGACCGCCGACGCGCACCGCATCCGCCGCTACGGCTTCCACGGCACCTCGCACGCCTACGTGTCGCGGGCGACGGCCCGGCTGCTCGGCAAGGACCCGTCCGAGGTGAACGTCATCGTGCTGCACCTCGGCAACGGCGCGTCCGCCTCGGCGGTGGAGGGCGGGCGGTGCGTGGAGACCTCCATGGGACTGACCCCCTTGGAAGGGCTGGTGATGGGTACCCG
This window contains:
- a CDS encoding acetate kinase — protein: MTATRVLVLNSGSSSLKYQLLDMRDAARLATGLVERIGEATSRLVHTPLAGGAAPRERTGPIADHDAALKAVAGELAEDGLGLDSPELAAIGHRVVHGGLRFTEPTVITDEVLAEIERLVPVAPLHNPANLTGIRTAQALRPELPQVAVFDTAFHTTMPEAAARYAIDVETADAHRIRRYGFHGTSHAYVSRATARLLGKDPSEVNVIVLHLGNGASASAVEGGRCVETSMGLTPLEGLVMGTRSGDIDPAVTFHLKRVAGMSADEIDVLLNKRSGLVGLCGDNDMREIRRRVDEGDERAKLAFDVYVHRLRKYIGAYYAVLGRVDAVAFTAGVGENAAPVREAAIAGLDRLGLAVDPDRNAVRSGEARLISPDGAGVAVAVVPTDEELEIARQTHELVKRVNART